In the Limanda limanda chromosome 1, fLimLim1.1, whole genome shotgun sequence genome, one interval contains:
- the recql gene encoding ATP-dependent DNA helicase Q1 isoform X2, protein MDGRSRNNDVQEELDSLESELELVELQITELLQKQTDLTSRKNALLQQLEEDCDAANSSSTSSKSSRAQSVMSKEEMQRYDGSDFPWSKAVEQELKKSFNLSKFRPLQLRAINLTLSGKDVFLVMPTGRGKSLCYQLPAVCSEGFTLVVTPLVSLMEDQIMYLKSVNVSAVMLNASSSKEHAKTVMAGMTDVKAPFKLLYVTPEKIAKSKLLMSRLEKAYNANLLSRITVDEVHCCSQWGHDFRPDYKLLGILKRQFPKVPLIGLTATATSSVLKDCEKILCVPQPVTLTASFNRTNLYYQVRIKVSDNEEAISDIASLIKNRYKDQSGIVYVFSQKDAESVSSELQKKDIVAYPYHANMNPEDKSKVHRKWTSNKIRVIVATVAFGMGIDKPDVRFVIHHTISKSVENYYQESGRAGRDGQPADCIVYFGFSDIFRISTMVVMENVGQQKLLKMVNYCQNIDRCRRSLMAVHFDEVWDDEGCKQMCDTCRNTKDFTTVDITQHARQVVQILELAVSMDERLTPLKLVEAWMGKGPAKRRKMIQTTTLSRLQVEGVIVQLLVQGYLREDFSFTPYTTYFYMKLGPKAALLKNQTHTLSMKMRPIESVFAVVKAASVQGKAKEGKRSVQSAGDAPVSKRTKRALP, encoded by the exons ATGGATGGTAGAAGCAGGAATAATG aTGTGCAAGAAGAGCTGGACTCATTGGAGTCTGAGCTGGAGTTGGTGGAGCTGCAGATCACGGAGCTCCTGCAGAAGCAGACTGACCTGACTTCTCGCAAGAATGCATTACTGCAGCAGTTGGAGGAGGACTGTGACGCTGCAAATTCATCTTCAACTTCCTCAAAGTCATCTAGAGCTCAGTCTGTAATGAGCAAAGAGGAGATGCAGCGCTACGATGGCTCAG ATTTCCCATGGTCCAAGGCAGTGGAGCAGGAGCTAAAGAAATCATTCAATCTCTCCAAGTTCAGACCACTGCAGCTCAGGGCCATCAATCTGACCCTGTCGGGCAAAGATGTCTTCCTGGTTATGccgacaggaagaggaaaaagcCTCTGCTACCAGCTGCCTGCAGTCTGCTCCGAGG GTTTTACACTGGTTGTCACTCCCTTGGTGTCCCTAATGGAGGACCAGATCATGTACCTGAAGTCAGTCAATGTGTCAGCAGTAATGCTGAATGCATCCAGTAGCAAG gAGCATGCTAAGACAGTAATGGCTGGAATGACTGACGTGAAGGCCCCTTTCAAGCTGCTGTATGTGACTCCAGAAAAGATCGCCAAGAGCAAGCTTCTAATGTCTCGTTTGGAGAAAGCCTACAATGCAAACCTGCTGAGTCGTATCACTGTGGACGAGGTGCACTGCTGCAGCCAGTGGGGACATGACTTCAGACCAG ATTATAAGCTGCTGGGCATCCTAAAGAGGCAGTTCCCCAAAGTGCCGTTGATCGGCCTCACTGCCACGGCAACCAGCAGCGTCCTCAAGGACTGCGAGAAGATCCTGTGTGTACCACAGCCAGTCACTCTCACAGCTTCCTTCAACCGAACCAATCTCTACTATCAG GTGCGTATTAAAGTGTCTGATAATGAGGAAGCCATAAGTGACATTGCCTCTCTGATCAAGAACAGATACAAGGACCAGTCAG gGATTGTGTATGTGTTCTCTCAGAAGGATGCAGAATCTGTGTCCTCTGAGCTCCAGAAGAAGGATATTGTGGCCTATCCCTACCATGCCAACATGAACCCTGAGGACAAGTCCAAGGTTCACCGCAAGTGGACCTCCAACAAAATCAGG GTGATCGTAGCTACTGTGGCTTTTGGCATGGGCATTGACAAGCCCGACGTCAGGTTTGTCATCCACCACACCATCAGTAAGTCCGTCGAGAACTACTACCAGGAGAGTGGACGTGCAG GTCGAGACGGCCAGCCAGCAGACTGCATCGTCTACTTTGGTTTCTCTGATATCTTCAGGATCAGCACCATGGTGGTGATGGAGAACGTTGGTCAACAGAAGCTGCTGAAGATGGTCAATTACTGCCAGAATATTGACAG GTGTCGGCGCTCCCTCATGGCTGTTCATTTTGATGAGGTGTGGGACGATGAAGGCTGCAAACAGATGTGTGATACTTGCCGCAACACAAAAG ACTTCACGACTGTGGACATTACCCAGCATGCCCGGCAGGTGGTGCAGATATTGGAACTGGCAGTGTCTATGGATGAGAGGCTGACTCCTCTGAAGCTAGTGGAGGCCTGGATGGGGAAAGGCCCCGCTAAGCGCAGGAAGATGATTCAGACCACTACACTGTCTCGGCTGCAGGTTGAAGGTGTTATTGTGCAACTGCTGGTGCAGGGATACCTCAG AGAGGACTTCAGCTTCACACCATACACCACCTACTTCTACATGAAGCTGGGCCCCAAAGCTGCTCTGTTGAAGAACCAGACTCATACACTCAGCATGAAGATGCGGCCAATAGAGTCTGTATTTGCTGTG GTAAAAGCTGCGAGTGTCCAGGGCAAAGccaaagagggaaagagatcAGTTCAAAGTGCTGGAGATGCCCCTGTGTCCAAGAGAACCAAGAGAGCCCTCCCCTAG
- the golt1ba gene encoding golgi transport 1Ba codes for MISLTDSQKIGMGLTGFGVFFLFFGMILFFDKALLAIGNILFVAGLSFVIGLERTFRFFFQKHKMKATSFFLGGVLVVLIGWPIVGVVLEFYGFFLLFRGFFPVVVGFIRRIPVLGSILNLPFISAYVDKAGESNTMV; via the exons ATGATTTCGCTAACGGACTCGCAAA AGATTGGAATGGGATTAACAGGCTTCGGcgtgtttttcctcttcttcggGATGATCCTGTTCTTTGACAAAGCACTGCTGGCTATCGGAAAC ATCCTGTTTGTTGCTGGGCTTTCCTTCGTCATTGGGTTAGAGAGGACCTTCCGCTTCTTCTTCCAGAAGCACAAGATGAAGGCGACCAGTTTCTTCCTGGGAGGTGTGCTTGTGGTGCTTATTGGCTGGCCTATTGTCGGGGTCGTGCTGGAGTTCTATGGCTTCTTTCTGTTGTTCAG GGGTTTCTTCCCAGTTGTAGTCGGCTTCATCAGAAGAATACCTGTCCTCGGCTCCATCCTAAATCTGCCGTTCATCAGTGCA
- the recql gene encoding ATP-dependent DNA helicase Q1 isoform X1, which produces MDGRSRNNDVQEELDSLESELELVELQITELLQKQTDLTSRKNALLQQLEEDCDAANSSSTSSKSSRAQSVMSKEEMQRYDGSDFPWSKAVEQELKKSFNLSKFRPLQLRAINLTLSGKDVFLVMPTGRGKSLCYQLPAVCSEGFTLVVTPLVSLMEDQIMYLKSVNVSAVMLNASSSKEHAKTVMAGMTDVKAPFKLLYVTPEKIAKSKLLMSRLEKAYNANLLSRITVDEVHCCSQWGHDFRPDYKLLGILKRQFPKVPLIGLTATATSSVLKDCEKILCVPQPVTLTASFNRTNLYYQVRIKVSDNEEAISDIASLIKNRYKDQSGIVYVFSQKDAESVSSELQKKDIVAYPYHANMNPEDKSKVHRKWTSNKIRVIVATVAFGMGIDKPDVRFVIHHTISKSVENYYQESGRAGRDGQPADCIVYFGFSDIFRISTMVVMENVGQQKLLKMVNYCQNIDRCRRSLMAVHFDEVWDDEGCKQMCDTCRNTKADFTTVDITQHARQVVQILELAVSMDERLTPLKLVEAWMGKGPAKRRKMIQTTTLSRLQVEGVIVQLLVQGYLREDFSFTPYTTYFYMKLGPKAALLKNQTHTLSMKMRPIESVFAVVKAASVQGKAKEGKRSVQSAGDAPVSKRTKRALP; this is translated from the exons ATGGATGGTAGAAGCAGGAATAATG aTGTGCAAGAAGAGCTGGACTCATTGGAGTCTGAGCTGGAGTTGGTGGAGCTGCAGATCACGGAGCTCCTGCAGAAGCAGACTGACCTGACTTCTCGCAAGAATGCATTACTGCAGCAGTTGGAGGAGGACTGTGACGCTGCAAATTCATCTTCAACTTCCTCAAAGTCATCTAGAGCTCAGTCTGTAATGAGCAAAGAGGAGATGCAGCGCTACGATGGCTCAG ATTTCCCATGGTCCAAGGCAGTGGAGCAGGAGCTAAAGAAATCATTCAATCTCTCCAAGTTCAGACCACTGCAGCTCAGGGCCATCAATCTGACCCTGTCGGGCAAAGATGTCTTCCTGGTTATGccgacaggaagaggaaaaagcCTCTGCTACCAGCTGCCTGCAGTCTGCTCCGAGG GTTTTACACTGGTTGTCACTCCCTTGGTGTCCCTAATGGAGGACCAGATCATGTACCTGAAGTCAGTCAATGTGTCAGCAGTAATGCTGAATGCATCCAGTAGCAAG gAGCATGCTAAGACAGTAATGGCTGGAATGACTGACGTGAAGGCCCCTTTCAAGCTGCTGTATGTGACTCCAGAAAAGATCGCCAAGAGCAAGCTTCTAATGTCTCGTTTGGAGAAAGCCTACAATGCAAACCTGCTGAGTCGTATCACTGTGGACGAGGTGCACTGCTGCAGCCAGTGGGGACATGACTTCAGACCAG ATTATAAGCTGCTGGGCATCCTAAAGAGGCAGTTCCCCAAAGTGCCGTTGATCGGCCTCACTGCCACGGCAACCAGCAGCGTCCTCAAGGACTGCGAGAAGATCCTGTGTGTACCACAGCCAGTCACTCTCACAGCTTCCTTCAACCGAACCAATCTCTACTATCAG GTGCGTATTAAAGTGTCTGATAATGAGGAAGCCATAAGTGACATTGCCTCTCTGATCAAGAACAGATACAAGGACCAGTCAG gGATTGTGTATGTGTTCTCTCAGAAGGATGCAGAATCTGTGTCCTCTGAGCTCCAGAAGAAGGATATTGTGGCCTATCCCTACCATGCCAACATGAACCCTGAGGACAAGTCCAAGGTTCACCGCAAGTGGACCTCCAACAAAATCAGG GTGATCGTAGCTACTGTGGCTTTTGGCATGGGCATTGACAAGCCCGACGTCAGGTTTGTCATCCACCACACCATCAGTAAGTCCGTCGAGAACTACTACCAGGAGAGTGGACGTGCAG GTCGAGACGGCCAGCCAGCAGACTGCATCGTCTACTTTGGTTTCTCTGATATCTTCAGGATCAGCACCATGGTGGTGATGGAGAACGTTGGTCAACAGAAGCTGCTGAAGATGGTCAATTACTGCCAGAATATTGACAG GTGTCGGCGCTCCCTCATGGCTGTTCATTTTGATGAGGTGTGGGACGATGAAGGCTGCAAACAGATGTGTGATACTTGCCGCAACACAAAAG CAGACTTCACGACTGTGGACATTACCCAGCATGCCCGGCAGGTGGTGCAGATATTGGAACTGGCAGTGTCTATGGATGAGAGGCTGACTCCTCTGAAGCTAGTGGAGGCCTGGATGGGGAAAGGCCCCGCTAAGCGCAGGAAGATGATTCAGACCACTACACTGTCTCGGCTGCAGGTTGAAGGTGTTATTGTGCAACTGCTGGTGCAGGGATACCTCAG AGAGGACTTCAGCTTCACACCATACACCACCTACTTCTACATGAAGCTGGGCCCCAAAGCTGCTCTGTTGAAGAACCAGACTCATACACTCAGCATGAAGATGCGGCCAATAGAGTCTGTATTTGCTGTG GTAAAAGCTGCGAGTGTCCAGGGCAAAGccaaagagggaaagagatcAGTTCAAAGTGCTGGAGATGCCCCTGTGTCCAAGAGAACCAAGAGAGCCCTCCCCTAG